A genome region from Oncorhynchus masou masou isolate Uvic2021 chromosome 14, UVic_Omas_1.1, whole genome shotgun sequence includes the following:
- the LOC135554074 gene encoding apoptosis regulator BAX-like — MAALSGGGDSGNGTDQVLELGRTLLTDFIYERVLRHADSSTQLSVSRTQLGGSELCDPNHKKLALCLQQIGDELDGNTQLQSMLNDTALQPSHDVFMRVAREIFSDGKFNWGRVVALFYFACRLVIKALLTKVPDIIRTIISWATDYLRDHVINWIRDQGGWEGIRSYFGTPTWQTVGVFLAGVLTTVLVIRKM, encoded by the exons ATGGCAGCGCTGTCGGGAGGAGGCGATTCAG GTAATGGAACTGATCAGGTACTAGAACTGGGAAGAACATTACTGACAGA TTTCATCTACGAGCGGGTTCTTCGCCATGCTGACAGCAGTACTCAGTTGTCAGTGTCACGGACCCAGTTGGGCGGGAGTGAGCTGTGTGACCCCAACCACAAGAAACTGGCCCTGTGCCTGCAGCAGATTGGAGATGAGCTGGATGGCAATACACAACTCCAAAG TATGTTAAATGATACTGCACTCCAGCCCAGCCATGATGTTTTTATGAGAGTGGCCCGTGAGATCTTCTCTGATGGAAAGTTCAACTGGGGCAGGGTGGTGGCACTTTTCTACTTTGCCTGTCGGCTGGTCATCAAG GCTCTGTTGACCAAGGTCCCCGACATCATCAGAACCATTATCAGCTGGGCTACAGACTACCTGCGAGATCATGTGATCAACTGGATTAGGGATCAGGGTGGCTGG GAGGGAATCCGTTCCTACTTTGGCACTCCCACCTGGCAGACCGTGGGGGTGTTCCTCGCTGGAGTTCTTACTACTGTGCTGGTCATCCGCAAGatgtga
- the LOC135554073 gene encoding apoptosis regulator BAX-like isoform X1, producing the protein MAALSRGGDSGNGTDQVLELGRTLLTDFIYERVCRHADSSTQLSVSRTQLGGSELCDPNHKKLALCLQQIGDELDGNTQLQSMLNDTALQPSHDVFMRVAREIFSDGKFNWGRVVALFYFASRLVIKALLTKVPDIIRTIIIWATDYLRDHVINWIRDQGGNPFLLWHSHPADRGGVSRWSSYHCAGHAQDVRGRRA; encoded by the exons ATGGCAGCGCTGTCGAGAGGAGGCGATTCAG GTAATGGAACTGATCAGGTACTAGAACTGGGAAGAACATTACTGACAGA TTTCATCTACGAGCGGGTTTGTCGCCATGCTGACAGCAGTACTCAGTTGTCAGTGTCACGGACCCAGTTGGGCGGGAGTGAGCTGTGTGACCCCAACCACAAGAAACTGGCCCTGTGCCTGCAGCAGATTGGAGATGAGCTGGATGGCAATACACAACTCCAAAG TATGTTAAATGATACTGCACTCCAGCCCAGCCATGATGTTTTTATGAGAGTGGCCCGTGAGATCTTCTCTGATGGAAAGTTCAACTGGGGCAGGGTGGTGGCACTTTTCTACTTTGCCTCTCGGCTGGTCATCAAG GCTCTGTTGACCAAGGTCCCCGACATCATCAGAACCATTATCATCTGGGCTACAGACTACCTGCGAGATCATGTGATCAACTGGATTAGGGATCAGG GAGGGAATCCGTTCCTACTTTGGCACTCCCACCCGGCAGACCGTGGGGGTGTTTCTCGCTGGAGTTCTTACCACTGTGCTGGTCATGCACAGGatgtgagggggaggagagcctGA
- the LOC135554073 gene encoding apoptosis regulator BAX-like isoform X2 translates to MAALSRGGDSGNGTDQVLELGRTLLTDFIYERVCRHADSSTQLSVSRTQLGGSELCDPNHKKLALCLQQIGDELDGNTQLQSMLNDTALQPSHDVFMRVAREIFSDGKFNWGRVVALFYFASRLVIKALLTKVPDIIRTIIIWATDYLRDHVINWIRDQGGWEGIRSYFGTPTRQTVGVFLAGVLTTVLVMHRM, encoded by the exons ATGGCAGCGCTGTCGAGAGGAGGCGATTCAG GTAATGGAACTGATCAGGTACTAGAACTGGGAAGAACATTACTGACAGA TTTCATCTACGAGCGGGTTTGTCGCCATGCTGACAGCAGTACTCAGTTGTCAGTGTCACGGACCCAGTTGGGCGGGAGTGAGCTGTGTGACCCCAACCACAAGAAACTGGCCCTGTGCCTGCAGCAGATTGGAGATGAGCTGGATGGCAATACACAACTCCAAAG TATGTTAAATGATACTGCACTCCAGCCCAGCCATGATGTTTTTATGAGAGTGGCCCGTGAGATCTTCTCTGATGGAAAGTTCAACTGGGGCAGGGTGGTGGCACTTTTCTACTTTGCCTCTCGGCTGGTCATCAAG GCTCTGTTGACCAAGGTCCCCGACATCATCAGAACCATTATCATCTGGGCTACAGACTACCTGCGAGATCATGTGATCAACTGGATTAGGGATCAGGGTGGCTGG GAGGGAATCCGTTCCTACTTTGGCACTCCCACCCGGCAGACCGTGGGGGTGTTTCTCGCTGGAGTTCTTACCACTGTGCTGGTCATGCACAGGatgtga